In the Nerophis ophidion isolate RoL-2023_Sa linkage group LG01, RoL_Noph_v1.0, whole genome shotgun sequence genome, one interval contains:
- the LOC133554716 gene encoding gastrula zinc finger protein XlCGF57.1-like isoform X2, with protein sequence MLSSLSTVLFSATVTNVQQGGSSVLKQEDPQPCHVKEEEDELGNTGEGLRREQIDHAVVFAVKIEDHEDKQPDLHHSPSEENRGAKPPSSSSVQHKTEANEDTQRPLSRDTDSEGLTDDKDSKCSKGTLVKTCFTCSICARRYSYESHLTRHMRTHTREKPFSCTVCSKEFSQKGNMVAHMTTHTEEKPFGCSVCGEKFSRKYSRVTHMRTHAEEKPFICSTCGKGYTVKSSLVAHQRTHTGENPVSCSVCGKGFSQKEGMVRHMRTHTGEKPFSCSICGKRFSRKTIKVLHMRKHTGENLFDCSVCGDRFACKDVLNVHMRTHTGEKPFSCSICCKRFATKGVLNSHQQTHTTKKTLSCSVCGKSFSQKANVVLHMRTHTGEKPFSCAVCGKRFSQKSHMLSHSSTHTKVKSYICEVCGEKFAYKATLDVHMRTHGGKKPFNCAVCGKNYVHRHTLTAHMRTHDGEQTVS encoded by the exons atgctctctagtttgtccacagtcctcttctctgccaccgtcacca acgtccagcaggggGGGAGCTCCGTTTTGAAGCAGGAAGATCCACAGCCTTGCCACgttaaagaggaagaagatgaaCTCGGAAACACAGGGGAAGGTCTTCGGCGGGAGCAGATTGATCACGCTGTTGTCTTTGCTGTGAAGATTGAAGACCATGAAGACAAACAACCTGatcttcatcacagtccaagtgaggagaacagaggggcgaaGCCTCCGAGCAGCAGCTCAGTACAACACAAGACAGAAGCTAATGAAGACACCCAAAGACCTTTGAGCAGAGATACAGACTCTGAAGGTCTTACTGACGACAAGGACTCTAAATGCTCTAAAGGGACGTTAGTTAAAACCTGTTTTACCTGCTCAATTTGTGCTCGTCGCTATTCTTATGAGAGCCATTTGACTCGACACATGCGTACGCACactagagaaaaaccttttagttGCACCGTTTGCAGTAAAGAGTTCTCTCAAAAAGGCAACATGGTAGCACACATGACCACGCACACTGAAGAGAAACCCTTCGGTTGTTCAGTTTGCGGCGAAAAATTCTCTCGAAAGTATTCCAGGGTAACACACATGAGGACACATGCGGAGGAGAAACCTTTTATTTGCTCAACGTGTGGCAAGGGTTACACTGTAAAGTCGTCTTTGGTTGCGCACCAAAGAACGCACACTGGGGAAAACCCCGTAAGTTGCTCAGTTTGCGGTAAAGGATTCTCTCAAAAGGAAGGCATGGtgagacacatgagaacacacacaggggaAAAACCTTTTAGTTGCTCAATTTGCGGCAAACGTTTCTCCCGAAAGACTATAAAAGTGTtacacatgagaaaacacacaGGCGAAAATCTCTTTGATTGCTCAGTGTGTGGCGATAGATTCGCCTGCAAGGATGTGTTAAATGTCCACATGAGGACGCACACGGGGGAGAAGCCTTTTAGCTGCTCCATATGTTGCAAACGTTTTGCCACAAAGGGCGTTTTGAATTCTCACCAACAAACACACACCACCAAAAAAACCCTTAGTTGCTCAGTTTGTGGGAAAAGTTTCTCTCAAAAGGCAAACGTGGttttacacatgagaacacacaccggagaaaaaccttttagttGTGCGGTTTGTGGGAAGCGATTCTCCCAAAAGTCACACATGCTGTCACACTCGTCAACACACACAAAGGTCAAATCTTACATTTGCGAGGTTTGTGGCGAAAAGTTTGCGTACAAGGCAACCTTGGacgtgcacatgagaacacacggtGGAAAAAAACCTTTTAACTGCGCCGTTTGTGGTAAAAACTATGTCCACAGGCACACTTTGACGGCGCACATGCGGACACACGATGGAGAACAGACAGTTTCCTAA